A window of the Lysinibacillus irui genome harbors these coding sequences:
- a CDS encoding metal-sensitive transcriptional regulator, with protein sequence MEDIVKEDACHTEETTSCRKSHHPERVKKDLTTRLNRIEGQIRGIKGMIEKDVYCDDIITQLSATQSALNSVAKILLEGHLKGCVVDRLSEGDEAVLDELVVTIQKLMKK encoded by the coding sequence ATGGAGGACATAGTAAAAGAAGATGCTTGTCATACAGAGGAAACTACGTCTTGTCGAAAAAGTCATCATCCTGAGCGTGTAAAAAAGGATTTAACGACCCGATTAAACCGTATTGAAGGTCAAATCCGGGGCATAAAGGGAATGATTGAAAAAGACGTTTACTGTGATGATATTATTACGCAACTGTCTGCCACACAGTCAGCTTTAAATAGTGTAGCGAAAATATTATTAGAAGGACATTTAAAGGGTTGTGTTGTAGATCGTCTATCAGAGGGCGATGAAGCAGTATTAGATGAATTAGTAGTAACGATTCAAAAGTTAATGAAAAAATAG
- a CDS encoding cation diffusion facilitator family transporter — translation MGHHHDHAHDHTHGANKKVLLLSFIIITGYMIVEAIGGFLTNSLALLSDAGHMLSDSISLGIAMLAFTFGEKAASYSKTYGYKRFEILAAVLNGITLIGIALFIFYEAIERFANPPEVATTGMLVISTIGLLINILVAWIMMRGSDTKDNLNMRGAFLHVLSDMLGSVGAIVAALLIMFFGWGWADPLASVIVALLVVRSGYYVTKAAIHVLMEGTPSNVDVQEIIQLIEQTEGVESIHDLHIWTITSGTNALSCHAVVNDQLKIADSEHILRKIEHNLEHKGIKHVTIQLETASHQHENSILCQLKNDHEHHHE, via the coding sequence ATGGGACATCATCACGATCACGCTCATGATCATACTCATGGCGCAAATAAAAAAGTATTATTACTGTCATTTATTATTATTACAGGGTATATGATAGTTGAAGCGATTGGTGGCTTTTTAACAAATAGTTTGGCTCTGCTATCAGACGCAGGGCATATGTTAAGTGACTCTATTTCTTTGGGCATTGCCATGTTAGCTTTTACGTTTGGAGAAAAAGCTGCTAGTTATAGTAAGACCTATGGTTATAAACGATTTGAAATATTAGCTGCAGTGCTGAATGGCATTACACTAATAGGTATAGCATTATTTATTTTTTACGAAGCGATTGAACGCTTTGCTAATCCTCCTGAAGTAGCTACTACAGGAATGCTTGTTATTAGCACAATTGGTTTGTTAATTAACATTTTAGTAGCATGGATTATGATGCGTGGTAGTGATACAAAGGATAATTTAAATATGCGTGGCGCTTTTTTACATGTGCTTAGCGATATGCTAGGGTCTGTAGGGGCTATTGTTGCGGCGCTATTGATTATGTTTTTTGGTTGGGGCTGGGCAGATCCACTTGCAAGCGTTATTGTTGCTTTATTAGTAGTAAGAAGTGGCTACTATGTCACTAAAGCTGCCATTCATGTCTTAATGGAGGGAACACCTTCAAATGTAGATGTTCAGGAAATTATTCAGTTAATTGAACAAACTGAAGGAGTAGAGAGTATCCACGATTTACACATCTGGACAATTACTAGTGGAACAAATGCATTGTCCTGTCATGCAGTCGTTAATGATCAATTGAAAATAGCTGATAGTGAGCATATATTACGAAAAATTGAACATAATCTTGAGCATAAGGGCATTAAGCATGTAACGATTCAATTAGAAACAGCATCACATCAACATGAAAATTCAATTTTATGCCAATTGAAAAATGACCATGAACATCATCATGAATAA